The sequence TCAAAATTACTGTGCCGATATGACCCGAACAGTGTTTTTCGGAAAAGCAACTCGAAGATTCAAAGAAATTTATCAAATCGTACTCGATGCCCAGATTAAAGCTATCGAAATGGTACAAGATGGTGTTTTAGCAAAAGATGTTGATATCAGTGCTAGGAAAATTATTGACGAGTCTGGTTATGGAAAGTATTTTGGCCACGGTCTCGGACACGGTGTCGGACTAGCTGTTCATGAACTACCCACAGTGTCATCAAAAAGTCAAGATACACTTCGTACTAATATGACAATATCCGTGGAACCGGGAATTTATCTGCCAAACGAATTTGGGATACGGATTGAAGATATTGTTGCTGTAACAAAAAATCGTTGCGAAATATTAACCAACTCGTCAAAGGAGTTAATAGAGCTATGATTACACCAAATGATTTTTACAATGGATTAATAATCCGTTACAAAAATGAAATTTGGGAGGTAATTGAATTCGGCCGCGTAAAAATTGCCCAGCGTCGAGCGTTTGTTCGAACCAAGCTAAAAAACTTACTTAGCGGCAGGGTAATCGAAGAAAATTTTGCATCAGATGAAAACATTGAAGATATCTCGGTCGAAAGAAGAAAGTGTCAATACCTTTATAATGATGGCGAAGTTTATCACTTTATGGATCTTGAGTCGTATGATCAATTCAGTTTATCAAAAGAAATTTTAGGCGATAAGGTTTATTATTTAACCGAAAATCTTGAGCTCGATGTCATTTACATTGATAACCGTCCTTTTACAGTTCAAATACCCACCTTTGTTGTTCTACGTGTTGTGGAAACCGAACCTGATTTTAAAGGAGATACAGCTTCTGGAGGTGGTAAACCAGCCAAACTAGAAACTGGTTTGGTGATTGATGTTCCGTTTTTTATAAATGTTGGGAATTTGGTTCGGATTGATACCCGGGATAATTCCTATGTTGAACGGGTTGGCTAGAAGAATGCAATGTTTACCAAAATTTTAATTGCAAATCGCGGTGAAATAGCTGTCCGGATAATCCGAGCCTGTCAAGAATTAGGTATAAAGACTGTTGCTGTATTTTCAGAAGCAGATCGCAATGCAC comes from candidate division WOR-3 bacterium and encodes:
- the efp gene encoding elongation factor P; translation: MITPNDFYNGLIIRYKNEIWEVIEFGRVKIAQRRAFVRTKLKNLLSGRVIEENFASDENIEDISVERRKCQYLYNDGEVYHFMDLESYDQFSLSKEILGDKVYYLTENLELDVIYIDNRPFTVQIPTFVVLRVVETEPDFKGDTASGGGKPAKLETGLVIDVPFFINVGNLVRIDTRDNSYVERVG